A region from the Pseudomonas sp. P8_229 genome encodes:
- a CDS encoding UDP-glucose dehydrogenase family protein yields the protein MKITVFGSGYVGLVQAAVLAEVGHDVVCMDIDQKKVELLRQGHVSIFEPGLSSLVREGLDSGRLHFTSDEKLAVLHGRVAFIAVGTPSSEDGSADLKYVLSVGDAVSRHREQPLILVEKSTVPVGTGDTLRAHIQAALDKAGRQLQFDIVSNPEFLKEGSAVSDCRRPDRIVIGCEGDEVRDVMRDLYSPFNRNHDRIMFMDLRSAELTKYAANCMLATKISFINQIAELAEHLGADIESVRQGIGADTRIGYHFIYPGCGYGGSCFPKDMRALIHSAEQAHCSSDLLQAVEAINERQKHKLFDRINAFYKGDLRGKTFALWGLAFKPNTDDMRDAPSRVLLDSLFAAGASVRAFDPEAMQETQHLYPNEEKLMLMGTPESVLSGSDALIICTEWQQFKAPDFDLIQQRLKDPVIFDGRNLYDADRLARNGFKYFPIGRGDSRKLPIPLQQWPNNAVVA from the coding sequence ATGAAAATCACAGTATTTGGTAGCGGTTATGTCGGTCTGGTGCAGGCCGCCGTGTTGGCCGAAGTCGGTCACGACGTCGTGTGCATGGACATCGACCAGAAGAAAGTCGAACTGCTGCGCCAGGGTCACGTCAGCATCTTTGAACCAGGGCTTTCGAGCCTGGTACGCGAAGGCCTGGACTCCGGTCGCCTGCATTTCACCTCCGATGAAAAACTCGCAGTGCTACACGGTCGCGTCGCCTTCATTGCGGTCGGTACGCCGTCCAGCGAAGACGGCTCAGCCGATCTGAAGTACGTGCTGTCGGTGGGTGACGCCGTGTCGCGTCATCGTGAGCAGCCGCTGATTCTGGTCGAGAAATCCACCGTACCGGTCGGCACCGGCGACACCCTGCGCGCGCACATTCAGGCCGCGCTGGACAAGGCTGGCCGTCAACTGCAGTTCGATATCGTCTCCAACCCGGAATTCCTCAAGGAAGGTTCGGCGGTGTCCGACTGCCGTCGTCCGGATCGCATCGTCATCGGCTGCGAAGGTGACGAAGTGCGCGACGTGATGCGCGACCTGTACTCGCCGTTCAACCGCAACCATGACCGCATCATGTTCATGGACCTGCGCAGCGCCGAGCTGACCAAATACGCCGCCAACTGCATGCTGGCGACCAAGATCAGCTTCATCAACCAGATCGCCGAACTGGCCGAACACCTGGGCGCCGACATCGAGTCGGTCCGTCAGGGCATCGGCGCCGACACCCGCATCGGTTATCACTTCATCTACCCGGGCTGCGGTTATGGCGGTTCGTGCTTCCCCAAAGACATGCGCGCCCTGATCCACAGCGCCGAACAGGCGCATTGCTCCAGCGACCTGCTGCAAGCGGTCGAGGCGATCAACGAGCGCCAGAAGCACAAGCTGTTCGATCGCATCAATGCGTTCTACAAGGGTGATCTGCGCGGCAAGACTTTCGCCCTGTGGGGCCTGGCGTTCAAGCCGAACACCGATGACATGCGCGATGCGCCAAGCCGCGTATTGCTCGACTCGTTGTTCGCCGCCGGCGCCAGCGTGCGCGCGTTCGACCCGGAAGCGATGCAGGAAACCCAGCATCTGTACCCGAACGAAGAAAAACTGATGCTGATGGGCACCCCGGAATCGGTGCTGTCAGGTTCCGATGCGCTGATCATCTGCACCGAGTGGCAGCAGTTCAAGGCGCCGGATTTCGACCTGATCCAGCAACGCCTGAAAGACCCGGTGATCTTCGACGGCCGCAACCTGTACGACGCCGACCGTCTGGCGCGCAATGGCTTCAAGTACTTCCCGATCGGCCGGGGTGATTCGCGCAAATTGCCGATCCCGCTGCAACAGTGGCCTAACAACGCGGTCGTCGCTTGA